From a region of the Phaseolus vulgaris cultivar G19833 chromosome 6, P. vulgaris v2.0, whole genome shotgun sequence genome:
- the LOC137833041 gene encoding uncharacterized protein produces MEEDKPSLLQPLIPHYSTLSSSHSLHQQHHHNLKHLSSDTNNNNIFIRILLILLLALISIWANYEASKTFNISIVNDAKDSLAGRRFALFYVSNDKATRIILNTSSYVEHFLYPNNNIYRKKNIDSVTLRLPRRNLNATVAVYAAGSRHHGGGKSSNSYVIEITPMLLEDKGYDRMAIVGAILRGMARVWLWDGAPQGLLDGMVEYVADTAGFRREMVADGGSMPECEGGGWGRWWEGKDPTHVARVLHYCEKYKRGFIKRLNEVVRDTWRDHVVDEVLGMPIIEVCRLYNNNASWVGSISM; encoded by the coding sequence ATGGAGGAAGATAAACCCTCCCTCCTCCAACCCCTCATACCCCATTATTCCACTCTCTCCTCTTCCCATTCACTCCATCAGCAACATCATCACAATCTCAAACACTTATCCTCAGACACTAACAACAACAACATCTTCATCCGAATCCTCTTAATTCTCTTACTTGCCCTAATCTCCATATGGGCCAACTACGAAGCATCCAAAACCTTTAACATTTCCATAGTAAACGACGCCAAAGATTCCCTCGCGGGACGTCGTTTCGCTCTCTTCTATGTCTCCAACGACAAAGCCACTCGCATTATCCTCAACACAAGTTCCTACGTGGAACACTTCCTTTAccctaataataatatttaccGTAAGAAAAACATAGATAGCGTCACACTTCGCCTACCTCGCCGGAATCTCAATGCCACCGTCGCTGTCTACGCCGCCGGGAGCCGCCACCACGGTGGTGGAAAAAGTTCCAACAGTTATGTCATTGAGATTACTCCTATGTTACTCGAAGACAAAGGGTATGATAGAATGGCTATAGTGGGTGCAATTCTACGTGGCATGGCTAGGGTTTGGCTGTGGGACGGGGCCCCACAAGGGCTTCTTGATGGCATGGTGGAGTACGTGGCAGATACGGCCGGGTTCCGCCGTGAGATGGTGGCGGACGGCGGGAGCATGCCGGAATGTGAGGGTGGTGGTTGGGGTCGGTGGTGGGAGGGTAAGGACCCTACTCATGTGGCACGTGTGTTGCATTATTGTGAGAAGTATAAGAGGGGTTTCATCAAACGGTTGAATGAAGTAGTGAGGGACACGTGGCGTGATCATGTGGTGGATGAGGTGTTAGGTATGCCAATTATTGAGGTTTGCCgtttgtataataataatgcTTCTTGGGTTGGTTCCATCTCCATGTGA